From Burkholderia sp. WP9, a single genomic window includes:
- a CDS encoding MarR family transcriptional regulator, with amino-acid sequence MNDDPSRYVAIEDSLGSVITRAARIVGREADLAARKVGSTYSQLSVLSVMRRNDTTTPREVAKALDVDSGYVSRVLDKLEQCGLLERKRSLSDRRVVDMRLTNRGGALAAQAPAVVDETLNDRLRRFSGAEIEELRRLLAKFVDRA; translated from the coding sequence ATGAACGATGATCCATCGCGATACGTCGCTATCGAGGATAGTTTGGGATCTGTTATCACTCGAGCGGCGAGGATAGTGGGTCGCGAAGCGGACCTCGCCGCCCGGAAAGTCGGATCGACTTACAGCCAGTTATCGGTGCTGTCCGTTATGAGGCGAAATGACACAACAACCCCGCGCGAAGTTGCGAAAGCGTTGGACGTTGACTCAGGTTACGTTTCACGGGTGCTGGATAAACTGGAGCAATGCGGTTTGCTTGAGCGGAAACGGAGTCTCTCTGACAGGCGTGTGGTGGACATGCGACTGACTAATAGAGGTGGGGCGCTTGCCGCGCAAGCGCCCGCTGTTGTCGATGAGACACTAAACGATCGTCTAAGGCGATTCAGTGGTGCAGAGATCGAAGAGTTACGCCGCTTGTTGGCGAAATTTGTCGACCGCGCATGA
- a CDS encoding LLM class flavin-dependent oxidoreductase, with the protein MEFGIYTFGDLAAGEVSTERVHQRLEEIVAAARIADEAGIDVFGVGEHHRPDFAVSFPSVVLGAVASVTRRIRLTSAVSILSSDDPVRLYQQFSTLDLLSGGRSELLVGRGAYSESFPLFGHSLTDYESLFDEKLGLLVAINEPGPVSWSGMHRSPLSDAWIMPRPLRGRIPIWVAAGGTSSSAIRAGRAGLPLNLANIGGMPEQFVPFVDLYRAAGAEAGHSPAQLKMAVSGHFHVQRDGRRAREAFFPYYRRYIANNLPREHAEMSWSAYEALSSPRGALFVGSVEEIVDKILMEYQLFGHQRYMAQLDIGGLPFEMVKESIELLAAEVIPAVRRAIP; encoded by the coding sequence ATGGAATTCGGCATTTACACGTTCGGCGATCTTGCTGCCGGAGAAGTCAGCACAGAGCGCGTGCATCAGCGCCTCGAGGAGATCGTCGCCGCGGCAAGGATCGCCGACGAAGCCGGAATCGACGTCTTTGGTGTGGGCGAACACCATCGCCCGGATTTCGCTGTATCGTTTCCATCGGTCGTGTTGGGCGCAGTAGCGAGTGTGACACGACGGATCCGTCTCACCAGCGCGGTGAGCATACTGAGCTCCGACGATCCGGTCCGGCTCTACCAGCAGTTCTCCACGCTCGACCTCCTGTCGGGCGGACGGTCCGAACTGCTGGTAGGACGCGGCGCATATAGCGAGTCATTTCCGCTGTTCGGCCATTCGCTTACTGACTACGAATCGCTGTTTGACGAGAAGCTGGGCCTTTTGGTCGCAATCAATGAACCGGGGCCTGTGTCATGGTCAGGGATGCACCGGTCGCCTCTGTCCGACGCCTGGATCATGCCGCGACCGTTGCGAGGCCGCATTCCGATCTGGGTCGCCGCCGGTGGAACATCGTCGAGTGCTATTCGTGCCGGCCGTGCAGGCTTGCCGTTGAATCTTGCCAACATTGGCGGAATGCCCGAGCAGTTTGTACCGTTCGTCGACCTTTATCGCGCAGCGGGCGCCGAGGCCGGCCATTCCCCAGCGCAACTGAAAATGGCCGTCTCCGGGCATTTCCATGTTCAACGCGACGGCCGACGTGCACGAGAGGCATTCTTCCCCTACTACAGGCGTTACATAGCAAACAATCTTCCCCGTGAGCACGCAGAGATGTCATGGAGCGCCTACGAAGCTTTGTCTTCACCGCGCGGTGCCCTCTTCGTCGGAAGCGTAGAGGAAATCGTCGACAAGATTCTGATGGAATATCAGCTGTTCGGACATCAGCGCTACATGGCGCAACTTGACATCGGTGGTCTTCCATTCGAGATGGTCAAGGAATCGATTGAACTGCTTGCCGCCGAAGTCATTCCCGCTGTTCGCCGGGCTATTCCCTAG
- a CDS encoding HlyD family secretion protein: protein MIMRKLIGIAMTALVFLVAVSIGRVLWVRYMDEPWTRDGRIRADIIGIAPDVSGAVVSMPVADNQLVHKGDLLMEVDPSHYAIAVEQAKAAVDAHRADLVRLKADAERRQDLDNDVVSKESRDNALKAAASAAALLQQAQAQLDAAELNLARTKVYAPVDGYVTNLNVHRGDYVTAGVPKLAVVDSSSFWVYGYFEETKLPHVKVGDKAHVRLMSGGEVVGHVDSISRGIYDRDNPVSRDLTADVNPTFNWVRLAQRVPVRIHIDSVARGVVLSAGTTCTVTIDTDENQKGAGRIGGLFKPSA from the coding sequence ATGATCATGCGGAAATTGATCGGTATCGCGATGACCGCGTTGGTCTTTCTTGTCGCTGTATCGATAGGACGAGTGCTATGGGTCAGGTACATGGACGAACCATGGACCCGGGACGGGAGGATACGCGCGGACATCATCGGCATCGCCCCCGACGTGTCGGGAGCGGTGGTTTCCATGCCGGTAGCCGACAATCAGTTGGTCCATAAGGGCGATCTTCTGATGGAAGTCGATCCGTCGCATTACGCCATTGCAGTCGAACAAGCCAAGGCTGCTGTGGACGCGCATCGTGCTGATCTTGTCAGATTGAAGGCCGATGCGGAACGCAGACAAGATCTGGACAACGACGTGGTTTCGAAGGAAAGTCGGGACAACGCACTGAAAGCGGCGGCAAGCGCGGCGGCACTGCTGCAGCAGGCGCAGGCGCAACTCGATGCCGCGGAACTGAACCTGGCTCGGACCAAAGTCTATGCGCCCGTCGATGGTTATGTCACCAATCTCAATGTGCATCGTGGAGACTATGTAACGGCCGGCGTGCCGAAACTTGCCGTGGTCGACAGTTCCTCGTTCTGGGTCTATGGGTATTTTGAGGAAACTAAATTACCTCATGTAAAAGTCGGCGATAAGGCCCATGTTCGGCTGATGAGCGGAGGGGAGGTTGTTGGGCATGTCGATAGCATTTCTCGTGGCATCTACGACCGGGATAACCCTGTGAGCAGGGATTTGACCGCCGATGTCAACCCGACATTCAACTGGGTTCGGCTGGCGCAGCGGGTACCGGTGCGCATCCACATCGACAGCGTGGCGCGTGGAGTCGTTCTTTCCGCAGGGACCACCTGCACGGTGACCATCGATACAGATGAAAATCAGAAGGGGGCAGGGCGCATCGGCGGGCTGTTCAAGCCATCTGCTTAG
- a CDS encoding aromatic acid/H+ symport family MFS transporter gives MKSASPVIDVRAWLDVQRFSVFQWRIVFLCFCIVAVDGFDTACVGFIAPALMHEWQIGPAVLGGLFGAGLAGLMIGALFFGPLADRVGRKKTLIVTVTFFGLASLAAAYAPTVAFLIALRFITGLGLGGAMPNAIALTSEYCPERRKSFLTTVMFCGFTLGSGLGGVVSAQLLPDHGWRSVLLFGGVLPLALVPILVIFLPESVRFMVSRECQPARIGPLLSRIAPVHYDENTRFSLQEIKVEGSPVRQLFAAEFRRGTLLLWCVFFMSLLIVYLMTNWLPTLIHHSGLSLATAARIAIFYQVGGTVGALFIGYLMDRFPPTIVLGVAYAAGSAFLIATGSAQGPLLAAAVTGVGFCISGSQVGANAFAARYYPTASRVTGVSWALGVGRFGSVCGALIGGILLSANIGFTLLFLLVAVPAAIASIAIFACGVQPAIRSTKSAAV, from the coding sequence ATGAAGAGTGCATCGCCTGTCATCGACGTTCGCGCCTGGCTGGACGTTCAACGTTTCTCCGTGTTTCAGTGGCGAATCGTGTTTCTCTGCTTCTGTATTGTGGCTGTCGACGGCTTTGACACCGCCTGCGTCGGCTTCATCGCCCCTGCTCTGATGCATGAGTGGCAAATCGGCCCAGCGGTGCTCGGAGGTCTGTTCGGCGCAGGACTAGCGGGCCTAATGATCGGTGCATTGTTTTTCGGCCCGTTAGCCGACCGGGTCGGGCGAAAAAAAACACTAATCGTCACCGTAACCTTTTTCGGCCTCGCTAGCCTGGCTGCGGCATACGCGCCAACCGTCGCATTCCTCATCGCTCTTCGTTTCATTACGGGTCTAGGCCTTGGCGGCGCGATGCCCAACGCTATCGCGCTTACCTCGGAGTATTGCCCCGAACGCCGAAAGTCTTTTCTAACGACCGTGATGTTCTGTGGATTTACGCTGGGCTCCGGCTTGGGTGGTGTCGTCTCAGCTCAACTGTTGCCAGACCACGGGTGGCGAAGCGTACTTCTCTTCGGTGGCGTGCTTCCTTTGGCCTTGGTGCCAATCCTGGTCATCTTCCTCCCGGAATCCGTGCGGTTCATGGTCTCCCGAGAATGTCAGCCGGCTAGAATTGGGCCACTTCTTTCTCGCATAGCGCCGGTTCATTACGACGAGAACACGCGTTTCTCACTTCAGGAAATCAAGGTTGAAGGTTCGCCGGTCCGACAGCTTTTTGCCGCCGAATTCCGGCGCGGCACATTGTTGCTATGGTGCGTGTTCTTCATGAGCCTGTTGATCGTTTATCTCATGACGAACTGGCTGCCCACCTTGATCCACCATTCTGGCTTGTCGCTCGCCACTGCGGCGCGGATCGCCATCTTCTATCAGGTCGGCGGCACCGTCGGGGCCCTTTTCATTGGTTATCTGATGGACCGCTTCCCCCCGACCATCGTATTGGGTGTCGCTTATGCTGCCGGCTCGGCGTTCCTCATCGCCACAGGAAGTGCACAGGGCCCGCTGCTGGCAGCCGCCGTCACAGGCGTCGGATTCTGCATTAGCGGTTCACAAGTGGGCGCTAACGCATTTGCGGCTCGCTACTATCCCACAGCGAGCAGAGTTACCGGGGTAAGTTGGGCTCTCGGGGTCGGTCGCTTTGGATCCGTCTGCGGCGCGCTCATTGGCGGAATTCTCCTTTCGGCGAACATTGGCTTCACCCTCCTCTTTCTACTCGTTGCTGTTCCTGCCGCTATTGCATCAATTGCGATCTTTGCATGCGGAGTCCAGCCAGCGATCCGCAGCACCAAATCCGCTGCCGTCTAA
- a CDS encoding DUF1656 domain-containing protein, with product MHRDFALFDAYVPTILLAFALGCMCTWVLDRVLALTGIYRLVWHPSLFRASVLVCVCGILGLLIY from the coding sequence ATGCATCGTGATTTCGCCCTGTTCGACGCCTATGTGCCGACTATTCTTCTCGCGTTCGCGTTGGGTTGTATGTGTACTTGGGTGCTCGATCGAGTGTTGGCATTAACAGGCATTTATCGCCTGGTTTGGCATCCGTCGCTGTTCAGGGCGAGTGTGCTGGTTTGCGTCTGTGGGATTCTCGGTCTGCTCATTTACTGA
- a CDS encoding FUSC family protein → MNSSAAFKAEDSRFFSFQSLVAGFANWWGTSGPVWIYVSKTALAVILALLIAMRLNLPQPRTAMITVFILMQPQSGLVLAKSVFRFLGTAVGLSVMLFFVSLFAQQPVLYLTAVATWVCVCTTGAARNRNFRSYGFVLAGYTAALIGVPVGQQPDGAFISAMTRVAETSVGIVCAGAVSALIFPSYIGEQIKTVMRKRFRTLSEHLSSALSGTVEQSEIELAHTYFLEQVIGLEAARSVGVFELPDMRMRGRRLARANLEFMNVATRLRTLHEQWEFARNQDGPEVAIMDVIFGEISLLLNPEGSPIKTAADAAHATGPLSAFRDDLTKRLSRGRRELAGRDQAVLRRFDTCADLFRRFVDDLVAYVETYASLATHSHRRETWSGSFIPKTNMIAAVIAGSRAALLTGVLSAFWIETAWPSGGTMVLAATAVCALAATSPQPGRFSRQMCIGTTLAVFLGGFLQFGVYPRIDGFPLLAFCLTPFLLFGAVMMARPKTLGIGIGFCIFFSFMAGPDLVMQYEPYSFINDSVALMIAMLVVWLSFAVVFPTDGNWLRWILLRDLRRQVVHACVGRGGDLAARFESGSRDIVSQMNAVAAGGTGRNESARWLLLVLSVGRTVIDLRDELAELHVCRTSPEEIKAWSSNLGGVIGAIAALFKRVNSKRLTHVLRLLDTLTETTLALTSRPTLYQEERESLLRSLSLLEYLKVTLQNEKSPLSDCVDSQIRRFNSKLRNSDHAS, encoded by the coding sequence ATGAATAGCAGTGCTGCATTCAAAGCCGAGGACTCGCGATTCTTCTCCTTTCAGTCACTCGTAGCAGGCTTTGCGAACTGGTGGGGAACGTCAGGCCCGGTATGGATCTATGTGTCCAAGACAGCGCTGGCAGTCATTCTGGCGCTTCTCATTGCTATGCGGCTGAATTTGCCGCAACCGCGCACTGCAATGATCACGGTCTTCATCCTGATGCAGCCACAGAGCGGGCTGGTTCTCGCAAAGAGCGTGTTCCGGTTTCTCGGCACGGCAGTCGGCCTCTCTGTCATGTTGTTTTTCGTCAGTCTGTTTGCACAACAGCCGGTTCTATATCTGACAGCCGTCGCGACGTGGGTCTGCGTGTGCACAACAGGAGCAGCGCGCAACCGTAATTTCCGCTCATATGGCTTTGTCCTCGCCGGATACACGGCTGCTCTGATCGGTGTTCCCGTCGGCCAGCAGCCGGACGGAGCATTCATATCGGCAATGACGCGTGTTGCAGAGACTTCGGTTGGTATTGTGTGTGCCGGCGCTGTCAGTGCGTTGATATTTCCAAGCTACATCGGCGAGCAGATAAAGACAGTGATGAGAAAGCGCTTCCGCACACTTTCGGAGCATCTAAGCAGTGCACTTAGCGGTACGGTCGAGCAATCCGAGATAGAGCTGGCACACACGTATTTCCTCGAGCAGGTCATTGGTCTTGAGGCCGCCCGTAGTGTGGGCGTATTTGAGTTGCCTGACATGCGAATGCGCGGCAGAAGGCTTGCCCGAGCGAACCTTGAATTTATGAACGTCGCGACAAGGCTGCGTACTCTTCACGAGCAGTGGGAATTTGCACGGAATCAAGACGGCCCGGAGGTCGCGATCATGGACGTGATATTCGGCGAAATAAGTCTTCTTTTAAACCCGGAAGGAAGTCCGATTAAGACCGCTGCGGACGCGGCACATGCGACCGGGCCACTCTCGGCATTCAGAGACGATCTCACAAAGCGCCTTTCTCGAGGGCGCCGAGAGTTGGCGGGACGAGATCAGGCGGTGCTGCGCCGGTTTGATACCTGTGCCGATTTGTTCCGAAGGTTCGTGGATGATCTTGTCGCATATGTGGAAACATACGCGTCGCTGGCGACGCATAGCCACAGACGAGAGACGTGGTCCGGCAGCTTCATCCCGAAGACAAATATGATCGCTGCTGTGATCGCCGGATCAAGGGCCGCACTCTTGACGGGTGTCCTCAGCGCATTTTGGATCGAAACTGCGTGGCCAAGCGGTGGAACGATGGTACTCGCGGCCACAGCCGTCTGTGCGCTTGCTGCAACTTCGCCCCAGCCCGGGCGGTTTTCCAGGCAGATGTGTATCGGCACGACGCTTGCCGTCTTTCTCGGAGGATTTCTGCAATTTGGAGTTTATCCCCGGATAGATGGGTTTCCATTACTCGCCTTCTGCCTCACCCCATTTCTGCTGTTCGGTGCGGTGATGATGGCTCGCCCGAAGACGCTTGGCATTGGCATTGGCTTTTGCATATTTTTCAGCTTCATGGCTGGCCCGGACCTTGTTATGCAATATGAACCTTATTCTTTTATCAACGATAGTGTCGCGCTCATGATAGCCATGTTGGTAGTTTGGCTTTCGTTCGCGGTCGTGTTTCCCACGGACGGGAATTGGTTGAGATGGATCTTGCTTCGGGATTTGAGGAGGCAGGTCGTCCATGCGTGCGTAGGCCGCGGCGGCGATCTTGCCGCGCGCTTTGAAAGTGGTTCGCGAGATATTGTCTCTCAAATGAATGCAGTGGCCGCTGGCGGAACCGGTCGGAACGAATCGGCGCGCTGGCTGCTGCTAGTACTCTCGGTCGGGCGGACAGTCATTGACCTTCGTGACGAACTGGCCGAACTGCATGTTTGTCGGACATCGCCGGAAGAGATCAAGGCGTGGAGTTCTAACCTCGGTGGCGTGATCGGAGCGATCGCTGCGCTGTTCAAGAGAGTCAACAGCAAGCGGTTGACCCACGTGCTGCGGTTGTTGGATACGCTGACTGAAACGACACTGGCGCTGACGAGCCGCCCCACGCTCTATCAGGAAGAGCGCGAGAGCTTGTTGCGTTCACTTAGTCTGTTGGAATATCTCAAGGTAACGCTCCAAAACGAGAAGTCGCCTTTATCGGACTGTGTCGATTCACAGATCCGTCGTTTCAATTCAAAATTGAGAAACTCCGACCATGCATCGTGA
- a CDS encoding porin, with amino-acid sequence MKRYSAACIIAFTVGTAHAQSSVTLYGLIDVGLTYTNNAQTGKLNGQPTGGSQVALTDAHTTGLSGSRWGLRGTEDLGGGLKAIFVLENGFMANSGALAQGGAEFGRQAYVGLLSENRGTVTAGRQYDPLVESVQQFSASGYWGGYMSSHLNDVDNLSNTNRINNSIKYTTPTFRGIRAGGLYSFGGVAGSETQNQIWSLGVNYNGGSFSLGAGYLNARDPNVSFYGNTPNKGLATANNIGSFGSPSAPEASPGLAGYASAKTLEIIGGGASYTISQTTVSAVVTNTRFESLGSSSGPNPLRYSGNAVFTSAELSVRAMVTPTLLAGVAFDYTQRNSVAGDGGAKYIQLDLGADYYLSKRTDIYTLCVLQRANGRDSLGQPAVANIAGFTPSSSDKQIGLRLGVRHKF; translated from the coding sequence ATGAAGAGGTATTCTGCTGCCTGCATTATCGCTTTTACTGTGGGAACTGCTCACGCTCAAAGCAGCGTAACGCTATATGGCTTAATCGATGTCGGTCTGACATACACCAATAACGCACAAACCGGCAAGCTAAATGGTCAACCCACAGGCGGCAGTCAGGTTGCGCTCACCGACGCGCACACCACTGGTCTGTCTGGGAGTCGCTGGGGCCTGCGCGGCACCGAAGATCTCGGAGGCGGACTGAAAGCAATCTTCGTCCTCGAAAACGGATTTATGGCAAACAGCGGAGCGCTCGCACAGGGCGGAGCTGAGTTCGGACGTCAGGCCTACGTGGGATTATTGTCCGAAAATAGAGGCACCGTGACTGCCGGTCGGCAATATGATCCGTTGGTCGAGTCTGTCCAGCAGTTCTCGGCATCCGGGTATTGGGGTGGCTATATGTCATCGCATCTGAACGACGTCGACAACCTGAGCAACACGAACCGTATCAACAACTCCATCAAATACACGACACCAACCTTCCGTGGCATCCGCGCGGGTGGACTATATAGTTTTGGCGGTGTGGCGGGCAGCGAGACCCAGAATCAAATATGGTCTTTGGGAGTCAACTACAACGGCGGCTCGTTCTCATTGGGTGCAGGATACCTCAACGCTAGAGATCCGAACGTTTCTTTTTATGGGAATACGCCTAACAAGGGACTGGCGACTGCCAACAACATCGGCTCTTTCGGCTCCCCTAGCGCGCCCGAAGCATCTCCCGGTCTAGCAGGATATGCGTCTGCCAAAACGCTAGAGATTATTGGCGGCGGAGCCTCGTACACGATCAGCCAGACAACCGTTAGTGCGGTAGTAACCAACACGCGCTTTGAATCGCTAGGGTCCTCGTCCGGCCCAAATCCTTTGCGCTATTCGGGCAATGCTGTTTTCACCAGCGCGGAGCTGAGCGTGCGAGCTATGGTCACGCCGACACTGCTGGCCGGCGTTGCCTTTGACTATACTCAGCGCAATTCGGTCGCCGGCGACGGCGGAGCGAAATATATTCAGCTCGATCTAGGTGCAGACTATTATCTTTCAAAGCGAACCGATATCTATACCCTCTGCGTACTACAACGAGCGAACGGACGAGATTCATTGGGCCAACCTGCTGTAGCGAATATCGCCGGCTTTACGCCGTCCTCATCGGATAAGCAGATCGGCTTGCGCCTTGGGGTTCGACACAAGTTCTAA
- a CDS encoding IS5 family transposase translates to MKQQTLAMAADQGAGFEQYRRPTKRDVFLETMEQIVPWAQLCEVVEPYYPKGQGGRPPVGLERMLRMHFVQHWFNLADEACEEALLDSTALRRFVGIDLGRERVPDGTTLLKFRRLLERNKLGEQLFSKVGEVLQGHGLKVGTGTIVDATIIGAPSSTKNADKARDPEMHQTRKGQQWYFGMKLHIGVDSQTGLAHSAVVTAANVHDKHPLPALLHGDERRVYGDSAYASQKELIASKAPKAKDFTNQRVRNRSGEVDETRRSKNRNKSKIRARVEHVFAVVKRLWGFGKVRYRGLAKNATRAFTALALANIYMSRARLMAQVRP, encoded by the coding sequence ATGAAACAACAGACCCTTGCGATGGCGGCCGATCAAGGCGCCGGATTTGAACAGTACCGTCGGCCAACCAAACGCGATGTGTTCCTTGAGACGATGGAGCAGATCGTGCCGTGGGCGCAATTGTGCGAGGTTGTCGAGCCGTACTATCCGAAGGGTCAAGGCGGTCGCCCGCCAGTGGGTCTGGAGCGCATGCTGCGCATGCACTTTGTGCAGCACTGGTTCAACCTGGCGGATGAGGCGTGCGAGGAGGCGCTGCTGGACAGCACCGCATTGCGGCGATTCGTCGGGATTGACCTGGGGCGCGAGCGGGTTCCCGATGGCACGACGCTGTTGAAGTTTCGCCGGCTGCTGGAGCGCAACAAGCTCGGCGAGCAGTTGTTCTCCAAGGTCGGCGAAGTACTGCAAGGGCATGGGCTGAAGGTTGGCACCGGCACGATCGTGGATGCCACCATCATCGGTGCGCCCAGTTCCACGAAGAATGCGGACAAGGCACGAGACCCCGAAATGCATCAGACGAGGAAGGGCCAGCAGTGGTACTTCGGCATGAAGCTGCACATCGGTGTGGATAGCCAGACGGGACTGGCACACAGCGCGGTAGTGACGGCGGCAAACGTGCATGACAAGCATCCGCTGCCGGCGCTACTGCACGGCGACGAGCGGCGTGTGTACGGCGACAGCGCCTATGCGAGCCAGAAGGAACTCATCGCCAGCAAGGCGCCGAAAGCGAAGGACTTCACCAACCAGCGTGTGCGCAATCGCAGTGGTGAAGTCGATGAAACCAGGCGCTCGAAAAACCGCAACAAGTCGAAGATTCGTGCCCGGGTCGAACACGTCTTTGCGGTGGTCAAGCGGCTGTGGGGCTTCGGCAAGGTGCGCTATCGCGGCCTCGCGAAGAACGCCACGCGTGCCTTTACTGCACTCGCGCTGGCCAACATCTACATGAGCCGCGCGCGGCTGATGGCACAGGTGCGTCCATAA
- a CDS encoding LysR family transcriptional regulator, with translation MKLFLKVVELGSFTDAAQALDTTTASASRAISELEVRLSAKLLQRSTRRMVLTETGRRYRARCYAILDCLEQAELEISDADAHVRARPVGKLKVYSTVHLGQHYVVPLVTAYERRYPLVEVELTLGNGLPGFDEPYDALLLSAEDAFRARGWARQRVGTVFGIACAAPSYLAKQGRPQSPLEISLHAFVEFSASRGRSHLTFNGPNSSEVIEILTSSFSENSVNALAAALCEGRGIGILPASVALPHLSAGTLTRLFPQYTLDNKVIVGLYHAGQHLESKLRTWLDFVAAELPPA, from the coding sequence ATGAAACTCTTCTTGAAGGTCGTTGAGCTGGGAAGTTTCACCGATGCGGCCCAAGCGCTGGATACGACCACGGCAAGTGCGTCACGGGCGATTTCCGAGCTCGAGGTCCGCTTGAGTGCAAAGCTACTGCAGCGATCCACGCGACGAATGGTCCTCACGGAGACCGGACGCCGTTACCGGGCACGGTGCTACGCAATACTAGACTGCCTGGAACAAGCAGAGCTTGAGATCAGTGATGCAGATGCGCATGTGCGCGCGCGGCCGGTCGGTAAGCTCAAAGTGTATTCAACAGTCCATCTTGGGCAGCACTACGTCGTTCCGCTTGTCACCGCTTACGAGCGTCGCTACCCCCTTGTCGAGGTTGAACTTACGCTCGGAAATGGCTTGCCGGGATTTGATGAACCCTATGATGCGTTGCTTTTGAGCGCGGAAGACGCCTTCCGCGCGCGTGGATGGGCGAGACAGCGCGTTGGAACCGTCTTCGGTATTGCATGTGCGGCGCCCAGTTATCTAGCAAAACAAGGTAGACCGCAGTCCCCTCTCGAGATTTCGCTACACGCTTTCGTCGAATTTTCAGCTTCGAGAGGCCGTAGTCATCTAACCTTTAATGGGCCGAACAGCAGCGAGGTCATCGAGATTTTGACTTCGAGCTTCTCCGAGAACTCTGTCAATGCATTGGCTGCTGCACTCTGCGAAGGAAGAGGGATCGGCATCCTGCCTGCATCGGTAGCTTTACCTCATCTGAGTGCCGGCACGCTTACGCGACTCTTCCCGCAATACACACTCGATAACAAGGTTATCGTTGGGCTGTATCACGCCGGACAACACCTCGAATCAAAATTGCGGACATGGCTGGACTTCGTTGCAGCGGAGCTACCACCTGCTTAG
- a CDS encoding efflux transporter outer membrane subunit, whose protein sequence is MQPRSTKIVFVTLIAVANALMAGCASFNHTAPESSRIDPATLDAGAAIRSANAEAQWPSQQWWHALGDPQLNGLVERSLDKNPTLAVVQARVREAEAAADLAHASLYPRVDGSMALGRKHFPDNTYYGPGAYNHTTTWNNTAGLSLSYNLDLWGRDHNALLRSLDASHAAATDERAAAVELQSNVVRTYLTLSLSFALRDIAVSTLEQQEHIASIAQRRLAGGIGTRLDLSQAVAPLPEFKRQIQVYDQTIALTRNQLAALTGDGPGFGESITRPVLSLATHAQLPSNLPAELVGRRPDVVAAKWMVAAQARGIDVAKAQFYPNVNLMASITQMAAGGTFLTFLHPEGTGWMAGPAITLPIFEGGALRAQLGAASAQYDEAISRYNAVLISALKDISDQVVNVRSFDAQAEDSADSVAAAQDSYQLADKGYRRGLTDYLNVLTAQMQLLKAREGQAHVQVSQLQAYASLQTALGGGADIAFQSPNEKQMTPSDHLTPFGFNTSSKPGEK, encoded by the coding sequence GTGCAACCCCGATCGACAAAGATAGTTTTCGTCACACTGATTGCTGTGGCGAATGCGCTGATGGCCGGCTGTGCGAGCTTCAACCATACGGCGCCTGAGAGCAGTCGGATAGACCCGGCGACGCTTGATGCGGGAGCAGCAATCAGAAGCGCCAATGCCGAGGCGCAGTGGCCGTCGCAACAATGGTGGCACGCGTTGGGAGATCCCCAGCTTAACGGACTGGTCGAGCGATCGCTGGACAAGAATCCTACGCTTGCGGTTGTGCAGGCGCGAGTGCGGGAAGCAGAAGCGGCCGCGGATCTCGCACATGCCTCCCTATATCCACGTGTGGACGGATCGATGGCATTGGGACGAAAGCATTTTCCCGACAATACCTATTACGGACCCGGTGCCTACAATCACACTACGACCTGGAACAATACAGCTGGGTTGTCCCTTTCATACAACCTGGATTTGTGGGGGCGGGATCACAACGCACTTTTGCGTTCGCTTGACGCATCGCATGCTGCCGCTACTGACGAACGGGCCGCAGCAGTGGAACTCCAGTCAAATGTTGTTCGAACATATCTGACGCTTTCGTTGAGCTTTGCTCTGCGGGATATCGCGGTCTCGACACTGGAGCAACAGGAGCATATAGCGTCCATCGCGCAACGACGGCTTGCCGGAGGCATCGGCACGCGGCTCGACTTGAGTCAGGCGGTCGCGCCTTTGCCTGAGTTCAAGCGGCAAATTCAGGTGTATGACCAGACGATTGCTTTGACGCGAAATCAGTTGGCTGCGCTTACCGGAGACGGTCCGGGCTTCGGCGAATCGATCACCCGCCCGGTTCTTTCATTGGCGACGCATGCACAACTCCCGTCAAATCTGCCCGCCGAACTTGTGGGGCGCCGTCCCGACGTCGTCGCGGCAAAATGGATGGTCGCCGCCCAGGCTCGGGGTATCGATGTCGCCAAGGCTCAGTTCTATCCGAACGTGAATCTTATGGCGTCGATCACGCAAATGGCCGCTGGGGGAACATTTCTCACCTTCCTTCATCCTGAAGGCACCGGGTGGATGGCGGGCCCGGCGATCACGTTGCCGATATTCGAGGGAGGCGCGCTGCGGGCCCAGCTTGGAGCTGCTTCTGCGCAATACGATGAAGCGATTAGCCGCTATAACGCCGTGCTGATCTCCGCCCTAAAAGATATCTCCGACCAGGTCGTGAACGTCCGGTCGTTTGATGCGCAGGCGGAAGATTCAGCCGACTCTGTAGCGGCAGCCCAAGATAGTTATCAGCTGGCGGATAAAGGATATCGCCGGGGGCTGACGGATTATCTCAACGTCCTGACAGCTCAAATGCAACTACTAAAAGCGCGTGAAGGGCAGGCTCATGTGCAGGTCTCCCAGCTCCAGGCTTATGCGTCGCTGCAGACAGCGCTCGGGGGCGGCGCAGACATCGCCTTCCAGAGTCCCAATGAGAAACAGATGACTCCGTCCGATCATTTGACGCCCTTTGGTTTCAATACATCTTCGAAGCCGGGCGAAAAATGA